One window of the Cryptomeria japonica chromosome 7, Sugi_1.0, whole genome shotgun sequence genome contains the following:
- the LOC131857077 gene encoding F-box protein At2g02240-like isoform X1, protein MGNVCQNSMATDNVNFDENASDIEWETRLPPHYHKILSRAVTQKKCSSKEEIYVALCNSILIEEGKQIVWLDQSTEKIGLKASARSLVIIWGNEDKYWRWVQTEESSFALHSFGQVAELVEVWWFEVYQRFECTLLSSNTEYTVAFIVKIDKSRTNSYPSPFVFSFKTPEGNWTRSARFLDDLDKPVESHEGLQMTPLRYAENGWIEFIVGEFFLKEDDGCGRTRVIDVYMKNENSSFSKSGIFLDGVKITPKQL, encoded by the exons ATGGGGAATGTTTGTCAAAATTCTATGGCCACTGACAATGTGAATTTCGATGAAAATGCATCCGACATCGAGTGGGAGACCAGACTTCCTCCGCATTACCACAAAATCCTTTCCAGGGCCGTCACACAGAAGAAATGTTCTTCAAAAGAAGAAATCTATGTCGCCCTTTGCAATTCAATCCTCATAGAAGAGGGAAAACAG ATCGTTTGGCTGGATCAATCGACGGAAAAAATAGGGTTGAAGGCGTCTGCTCGTTCTTTGGTCATCATCTGGGGTAACGAGGATAAGTATTGGCGGTGGGTGCAAACAGAGGAATCCAG TTTTGCTTTACACAGTTTTGGGCAAGTAGCCGAGTTAGTTGAAGTGTGGTGGTTCGAGGTGTATCAGCGATTTGAATGTACACTCTTGTCTTCGAATACAGAGTACACAGTGGCCTTCATTGTTAAGATTGATAAAAGCAGAACGAATTCTTATCCATCGCCGTTTGTGTTTTCTTTCAAGACACCCGAGGGGAATTGGACACGTTCGGCTCGATTTTTGGATGATTTAGATAAACCCGTTGAAAGTCATGAGGGTTTGCAGATGACTCCTCTGAGGTATGCAGAGAATGGATGGATTGAGTTTATTGTTGGCGAATTCTTTTTAAAAGAAGATGATGGCTGCGGCCGGACAAGAGTGATTGATGTGTACATGAAAAATGAGAATTCCAGCTTCAGTAAAAGCGGTATTTTCTTAGATGGGGTTAAGATCACACCTAAACAATTGTAA
- the LOC131857077 gene encoding F-box protein At2g02240-like isoform X2, with the protein MGNVCQNSMATDNVNFDENASDIEWETRLPPHYHKILSRAVTQKKCSSKEEIYVALCNSILIEEGKQIVWLDQSTEKIGLKASARSLVIIWGNEDKYWRWVQTEESSFGQVAELVEVWWFEVYQRFECTLLSSNTEYTVAFIVKIDKSRTNSYPSPFVFSFKTPEGNWTRSARFLDDLDKPVESHEGLQMTPLRYAENGWIEFIVGEFFLKEDDGCGRTRVIDVYMKNENSSFSKSGIFLDGVKITPKQL; encoded by the exons ATGGGGAATGTTTGTCAAAATTCTATGGCCACTGACAATGTGAATTTCGATGAAAATGCATCCGACATCGAGTGGGAGACCAGACTTCCTCCGCATTACCACAAAATCCTTTCCAGGGCCGTCACACAGAAGAAATGTTCTTCAAAAGAAGAAATCTATGTCGCCCTTTGCAATTCAATCCTCATAGAAGAGGGAAAACAG ATCGTTTGGCTGGATCAATCGACGGAAAAAATAGGGTTGAAGGCGTCTGCTCGTTCTTTGGTCATCATCTGGGGTAACGAGGATAAGTATTGGCGGTGGGTGCAAACAGAGGAATCCAG TTTTGGGCAAGTAGCCGAGTTAGTTGAAGTGTGGTGGTTCGAGGTGTATCAGCGATTTGAATGTACACTCTTGTCTTCGAATACAGAGTACACAGTGGCCTTCATTGTTAAGATTGATAAAAGCAGAACGAATTCTTATCCATCGCCGTTTGTGTTTTCTTTCAAGACACCCGAGGGGAATTGGACACGTTCGGCTCGATTTTTGGATGATTTAGATAAACCCGTTGAAAGTCATGAGGGTTTGCAGATGACTCCTCTGAGGTATGCAGAGAATGGATGGATTGAGTTTATTGTTGGCGAATTCTTTTTAAAAGAAGATGATGGCTGCGGCCGGACAAGAGTGATTGATGTGTACATGAAAAATGAGAATTCCAGCTTCAGTAAAAGCGGTATTTTCTTAGATGGGGTTAAGATCACACCTAAACAATTGTAA